Proteins from a genomic interval of Liolophura sinensis isolate JHLJ2023 chromosome 3, CUHK_Ljap_v2, whole genome shotgun sequence:
- the LOC135463373 gene encoding sphingomyelin phosphodiesterase-like, with product MSCQDQPNGTTALLSYSLQIQIAATTSTFCSGILQNARVTAVTPGAPKIRILQITDIHLDLEYGEGLNTNCGEPICCRTGNGPPKPGDTGAGRWGDYRSCDLPLRTLENMLQYLSTIQDQFDLVYWTGDLPAHNVWNQTRADQLHLLDLFTKMYRQYLPHKPLFPCVGNHESAPVNSYPPPFITGDNSIQWLYERFVSSWGLPSSTAQDVLRGGYYTVSPYPGLRVVSLNNNYCNNMNWWVLLNTTDPAGELSWLVDVLTRAERNHEKVHILSHIPTGSGDCLQAWSWSYYDIINRFESTVTAQFFGHSHSDHYAIFYDSVNFTRPVSILYIGGAVTPQNDMNPGFRIYTADGNYSGSSWQMLDHTNYILNLTEANNGGAVRWQKEYSAKVT from the exons ATGAGTTGCCAGGATCAGCCTAATGGGACGACGGCATTGCTGTCATACTCTTTACAGATTCAGATCGCTGCCACCACTAGTACATTTTGTTCAGGAATCTTGCAAAACGCCAGGGTCACTGCGGTTACG CCAGGTGCTCCTAAAATAAGGATTCTGCAAATAACGGACATCCACCTTGATCTGGAGTATGGGGAAGGCCTAAACACAAATTGTGGGGAGCCGATCTGCTGCCGGACCGGAAATGGACCTCCCA AGCCAGGGGACACAGGGGCGGGCAGATGGGGTGACTACAGAAGCTGTGACTTGCCACTGCGAACACTGGAGAATATGCTACAGTACCTGTCCACCATTCAAGATCAG TTTGACTTGGTATACTGGACAGGCGATCTCCCAGCTCACAACGTGTGGAATCAAACTCGCGCTGATCAGCTACATCTACTGGACCTCTTCACAAAGATGTACCGACAGTATCTACCTCACAAGCCGCTTTTCCCGTGTGTCGGCAACCACGAGAGCGCACCCGTAAACAG CTACCCGCCTCCCTTCATCACGGGAGATAACTCTATTCAGTGGTTGTATGAGCGGTTTGTTTCATCGTGGGGACTTCCTTCATCAACGGCACAGGACGTTCTCAG GGGAGGATACTACACCGTCTCGCCATATCCGGGCTTACGAGTTGTCTCCCTTAACAATAACTACTGTAACAACATGAACTG gTGGGTTCTACTTAACACGACTGACCCGGCCGGAGAACTGTCCTGGCTTGTGGACGTCCTCACTCGGGCCGAACGGAACCATGAAAAG GTGCATATTCTGAGTCACATTCCCACGGGGTCGGGCGACTGCCTTCAAGCCTGGAGCTGGAGCTATTACGATATCATCAACAG gttTGAAAGCACGGTGACAGCGCAGTTTTTCGGGCACTCACATTCAGACCATTACGCCATATTTTACGATAGCGTGAATTTCACGCGACCGGTGAGCATTCTGTACATAGGAGGCGCCGTCACCCCTCAAAACGACATGAATCCGGGATTTCGGATCTACACAGCGGACGGAAACTACAGCGGCAGCTCCTGG CAAATGTTGGACCACACAAATTACATTCTGAATCTAACCGAAGCAAACAACGGTGGGGCGGTGAGATGGCAGAAAGAATACTCAGCTAAGGTAACGTAa